In the Sulfobacillus thermosulfidooxidans DSM 9293 genome, TCGGGACGCAAGGGACTCAAGAGCGGCGCCACGTGGTCCCCCGTCAAGCGGGGCGGCCATTGATCAATGCCCCACGCTTGATGCGCGACCGTCAGCGACCCGCCCGCAAATTGCACGGTCTCGGGCGTCTCAAACCACAATCCCCCCATCTGCGCGGTTTCGGATCGCGGCTCTGTCATGGAGCGTCGCGCCCGTGCGGACCACCAAGCCATTGGATGATGCCTCCTTTCTCCTCGCCTTAGCGGATCGACGGTCCTTGCCGTCGAATCACGACGGGCCCTTGAACCCGTTCCAAGGCGACCGCCTGCCATTGTGCATAATCCGCCCCGGGATGGCCCAGCCCCTGCAACATCCGTTCGGCGGCGGATGCACTGAGCCAGTGCCACGTGCCCGGTCCCGCTAAACTCTGCCACGTTTGTTCGGCCGCGAGCAAGTGTGGCACCGCCTCATCCCGGTGCGTTCCCGGCACGCTGAGCCGCACCCACACGCCCGAGGCAATACTTTTGGCCGCGACGCGCTCAATCCACCATTGCCATCGGCGCCGCAACACCGGCGGGAGGTGCGGAGGCGGTACGTCCCGCATCCCCGGGCCTTGCACGCTCCCAATCTCCACCGTACATCGATGCCACGCCGCTGTCCGCACCACTGTCGCCAATCGCCGATGCCAAGCGTCCAGATCCTCCGGATCGAGAAAGGCCACGGGTGGGATGGTGAGCCAGGCCATCGCCCACACGCGATCTCCCATGACCCAAAAGGGGTCCTCCCGTTGATAGGCTGGCACCGACCAGCCGCCACCTGGCCACGTAGCCCATTGCCGAGGACGCCGCCGAAATTGCCGACGGATAGCCCACTGATGGGGGCCGTCGATAGCCCCCCACGCCATTAGTCCCCCCGTGCCGATCAGCCCCATCATCAGCGCGGGGGTCGTCCAGCCGATTGCACTCCCTACGAGTAGCGCGATCACCAACGCGACACTTCCGATACCCAAAAACGTGATGAACTGTCCCCACGTCAGATGCCCAATGAGATGGGCATCCACTCGCGGGTCGAGATCCGGAATGTCCAGCGGCGTTAACGGATCGTCGGCCATCTCCCATCAGTCCTTTCGTCCGATATCCAAGTGATCGGTGCGTTTAAGAGCTGGACGGGGGGCGGGATGAAGGCGAGGATCGCGTCGCCATCGACGCGGACGATTCGTCGTCGCCTCCCCACCACCGACGCACTGTCCAAACCCCTTGCCGATATTCTTCAGTCATGCCCTGGCGCGTGCGCTGAGTCCCGGCGCTACCGGATGCCCCCGTTCCCGCTTTCCACGATGCCGGAACCGCCACCGGTCGCGGGAGTTCGGATGGCCACGGCCGATCTCCCGCGACCCACGCCTGCACCCGATCTCCGATCACGCGCAGGCGCCGGGCCGCGTGATCCGCGGCACTCTCACCGGGCTGCGGCGGCACGTCGCCAATCTCCGTTGCGGCCCGATCCCACCACGTTTGATAATCCGTCAATCGCGCCGCCGCCACAAAGGTTTGATCGCCCCGTTGCCAAACCACCGGTACTAAACTGTGGGGCGGCGGTGTATGACTTTGTTGCGCTGTCTGCAATAACTGCTGCGTGCGTCGCGTCACCCAGTCTTGACGCTCGTGCCACGGAATCTGGCGGGTGTCCGCTTCCTGCCAGGCGTCTTGCGTCAGGGCATCCTGCCACGCCTGTTTGGTTAATTGCGCTTGCCACGCCGCCGCGTTCTCAATCCCCATTACCCGCCAGACGTGCTCAGCCGGGCCCGGCACCCAAATGCCGGACGTCGCCCCCGATGCTGACGACAGCATGGCGGGCAGGGGATTCCATTCTGGCGCGGTCGTGGTTCCCCATCGCGCCGCCTGCCCTGCGGCAATCTCCGCCGAAGACCACGCGGTCCGCTGGCGTAGCCCGTCGGCGGCTGCGCGCCGATCCGTCCCCCACTGTTGCACGGTCTCCCCGGTAGTGCGCACAGCCGCCGCCGTCTCCCCCGACCATCCCGATGCCGCCCGGATCAATCCCCCACCGACCCATTCTGACACCGCCCCGATCTGCTGTTGCCATTGGCTCCACGCGCCGACCACGGCAATTTCGCCTTCTCGCACCCACAACTTCAACGGGATCAAAACCCAGCGCCACGCCACCACCACGATGACCGCCGTGACCAGACCCGCGACCCATGGAGTTAATCCCGTCAAAACCTTGGGCAATCCGAGGGGACCATGCGCATCGCCCCCATCCAACACAACGATCAAGGCGGTCCACACCCAGGCCGCCACTTGCAAGAGCACCACCCGGATGGTCAATCCGGCCATCCGGCGTGTCGTCTCCAACGTCCACGGGTCAAACGCAATCACCCAAATCCACAACGGACTTAGGCCCAACCACAAGGCGCCGAGCAACAAGATCAACGTCCAAAGCGTTTGCACCACGGTGAGGGCCACGGTCAACGCCACCCCGACATGAAAGACCGCATAGAGCCACGATCCGACCGCCCCGGGCACCGACAAATTTCCGCCTGCCACGCTCATCAAACTGACCAGGGTTTTTGCCAAATCCGCCGCGATCGCCACGGTCAATGGCGTACCAAGCAGATATGGCATTTTGCTGACGTAGGCCAACCCATGACTCCCCGACAATCCCCATAACGCCCCCCAGAGCCAAAATGGGTTCGTCAACCATTGGGCGCTTTGCGCAGGAGTCAATCCAATCATCTGCCCAATCGCCGGAATCAGGCTCCGCACGCTGAGCACATGCCACGTCTGCGTCAGGAACCACGGCAGCGCACGCGGCGTAACAAACAGCACCGCCCCCGTGATCAGCGGGACACCGAGCGTCGTCGCGGAGATCCCCCGATGGCCCGCCATCATCCGGGCAATGCCGCCCAACACCCCAAGCGTCCAAATCATGCCCACGAGCACGGCCCACGCGGGAGACCAGCCCATCGTCAGGGGGACGGCGGATCCCACCGCCCCCGGCGTCCACAAGGAATACGCCAGCGTCGCATGCGGAGCCGCCCGCACAATCGTCTGCACTTGATGGAGTTGTGTGGGTGTCGCTTGCACCCAGGCCCCCAAATCCTGCAACATGACGCCCCACTGCATCCCAAATTGCGCTACAAGCCATAACGTCGCCGGAATCAAAAACAACCAGACATCCACTTCATGATTCAGTCCGGTAAAGCCGCCTTGAATCCCTTTACTGATCGCGGAAGTGATCGACGGTAAGAATTGGAGCAATTGTCCCATGATAGTCCTCCTTGATTCGGCCCGCGCTACGACACCGGAGCGGAATCCGACCTCATACCGTTCATGGACTCCCGACCCGGCCATGGGACAGCCTGCCAAGCGGGGCCTCCCACGCCATCCCATCCCAAGGGTTCGGAGGGCAACACCAGATCACCGGATCGGGCTCCCGCCCCATGACGCCACGCCCGTGTCGTGCCCGTGGGCACCACAGGAGCCACCATGCCCTCGATCACACACATCCCGATCAATCCCCCGGTCGGGGGCGGCATCACACCCCCGTCGATCACCACGACGGGTACATCCGGCAACCGCTGAAGCACCCGACGCCATCGTTCGGCTTCCCGGGGCACGCGCACCGGCAACGCCATTGCCCAGACGGTTAACGTCTCCCGGATCAGGGCTTGGGGCGGTTCACACCACGGCTGGCCCGCAATCCATTGTGCATCCCATCCCAATCCGGGGCGAATCGGGGCGTCGTCCCCCGGAAAGAAGATTTTGAGGATGCCGGGATGCGCTAAATGGCCGTCAAGCAACAGCACCCGTTGCCCGAATTGAGCCCAAAATCGAGCCAACGCTACCGCCGTCGTCGTAGCCCCGGCCCGCCGCTGATTGCCCCAGACCCAATACCGCAGATCAGCCGACAAGGATTCTCCCTGTTGGACAAGATGCGAGGAGACTCCCCCTGACCCTGATGGCCCGAAGACGGGCTCAGGATGCTGACGTCCGGTTTCGGACGGTTCCGGTCGGTGATCCAACGCGGGCGGCGAAATCGGAGCGGCGGGCTTTTCCTCCCCGGATGATGACGATGCGACGGACTCTGGTGACATACGCAACGGACCTCCGGATGACGGGATAAGACGACGCGGTGGCGTCACCGGTTTGGGCGCATCCCACTGAGGCGGGGGCGCCGTGCGCCACGGGCCCGGAGGCACCCACAGTTCCGGATTCGATGCCGCTCGTTCCAACGCATTCGGGGATGGCGAGACCTGCGGTGAGTCTTCACCAGGATTCTCAGGATTCTTAGGATCTTCGACCACGTTTGTCAGCGGTAGCGTCTCGTTCTGGGGTGAAGCCGGAATCGGCTCCACCGGAGTTGGCGTCTCGTCCAGCCTCACATCCGCCGCTTGGGATGCCGTCGGCTGAGGGGCAGACGGTCGTGCGGGTTCGGCATCCGGCACGCCAACCTCGGACGCCCCCTTGTCGGATGCCGGTGAGGATGCTTCGGGCGCTGACGCTCGTTCACGCTCCCATACTTGTTGGCGCAAAGCGGCGACTTCTTGCGCTAATTGGGCCACGCGGGCCTGCGCTTGCGCCCGCTCTTGTTCCCGCAAATTCGCCAAAGTGCGTTCTAATTCCCACTTTTCCGCCTGCAAGCGCGCTTCTTCCTCGGCCGCGGCCGCCGCGGCGCGCTCGGCTTCGTGTTGGGCCGCCTGATGCCGTTGCACGGCATCGCGACGTTGCCGATGTTCTGCGGTAATGGATTGCATGCGGGCCTGAACCGCCTGTTGCACCTGTTGGGCGGCCTCGGGACTCAATCCTTTGACCCGCGTCGTCGGCTTAGCACTTTTCGCATTTTGGGCTTGGCGCCAACTCCGCTCCCACTGTTGCGGGTCCCCTGTGACCAAGCTCGTCCCCACCGTGATGGCACCCAGCGTCGCCCACATCTGCCGCTGCCATTCCGCTCCCGATAACGCCGCCACGGTGCGCGGCCATGCACACCACCATTCCGTCGGACTCACCCGCACCCGTGCCGCATCAGGCGGCAACAACGCCGTGAGAGCCGCTACGATGTCTTCGGGCGTGCCGGACCAATCCGGACCCATGTGCACCACGCCAATGACCCACGGCCCAGTCCCCGTTTGGCGTTGCCACCACACCGCACCAGCTTCGGACGTCAAACACGCGGTGTCCGCATCCCAAGCCCCCGGCGTCGTCCACGGCCACTGCATGGGATTCCCCGTGGGCCATTGCAACCGTAAAGGCGTCGTGGGATCCCAGACTGTCTCGTCAATCCAGATGCGTGTTCCGTGATCCGTCAAGGTGCGACACGCCTGCTCCCATTGATCACGGATCGCGGGATCAGTGGGAAGCTGCTCCCCGGGAATCCGAAGGGTTTCCGGCCATAACGCGACTCGTTCCGCCATGTACACGACGGCCATCGGCGTGCGGTAGTCTTCTTCCGGATTCCCCGTTTCGGCATCGGCCACAATGCGACATTGCCACGCCATTGATCGGTCACCTCTTTAGATCCAATGAATACTCTGGTAAATCCCCCAACTGCTCGCCACGACGAGGATGCCTAACTCCGGCCGCCAGAGAATCAAAGCGCCTTGAATCCCCCATCGAATCAGCGTCTCGGGCCACGTCCCGACGAGAATGTTGGGCACTGGACTGTGGACCCACAGACGTACGGGCCAAAACCACTGCACGCCCGTCGTATTCCAGGTATCGATCAGCATGTGGGAGAGATATCCAGCCCCCCATCCCCAATCACTCCCCGATCCCCACAGGTGGCGGAGCCACGTGACGCTCTCGGGATGTCCCAATCCGACCCCCACGGCCCAGAGACCATGCAGCATCAGACGTCCCAGCACGGGCACGAGGATCAGCGTCCCCATCCAAAAGAGCAGAGAATGCCACAACCCGCGATGCCGCCACCACCCGGCCGCTTGCCCCATCCGCACGACCCAGGATATCCCGGGAACATGGCGGGTTAACAAGGCTTCGGGATGATCGAGATCCGGGGCCAGACCGCCGATCCCACCACAGACGATGAGGGCCGGTGTGAGGGAATGATGCGTGATCGTGGCCACGACGGCCGCCGCCGCCACTCCTGCGACAATATGCGTCTGTCCCGTCATGATCGCCCTCCTGGCAAGTGCCATCGCGCACTCCATCGCACAAGGCCGGTAATCAGCGTTTCCCAACCTCCGCCCACCATCATGCCGACGAGAATCAGCCCGAACGTAATCAGGAGCACGTGACGCACGACTGGAGCCCCGTCAGCGACCCCCTTGATCGGAGCGACGCGCATCCGCTCCGGGCTCTGATAGGCATGCCAGAGGGTGAGGGCAAGATGCGCCATGCCCCAGGCAATGACGCCTAATCCCATGATCCCAATCACGGCATTCGCCAATCGCGCTACCACATCGAGCATGATCCCCACCCCCTGGCTCTCGTCGTCTTACGCACATCAGATTTCGCGCACGTCTTACGGTTCCGGTCGCCTTACGGCGCATTTTGCAAATGCTGGCCAATCGTGTTCCCTGCGTTGGCACCAATGTGCAGCAATCCATTGACAATCGACACCCAATCGCCATTCAGAAAAATGCCCGCGAGCACAAGCCCCGCTAAAATGTCCACACCGGCGGCCACCACTTTCGGCATCTTCGAGATTCCGGATCCCAAAATCCCATTCGTATACCCACTATCGCCGCCCCGATAATGCGCGATGAGGATCTGTACAAAGCGCCAGACCCCCGCAACAATGATGATCAGCCCCATGAGTCCGAGAAACCAGCCAAACCCCTGGATGATTACTTGTCCAAAGGCTGTTTGCGCGGGATTGGTCACGGGTACGTTCGGCACCGTAAATCCACTCCCCGTGCCCGTCGTGTTGCCACTCGCAAACCACATATGCCATTCCTCCTTGTTCAATCTTCACGACGCGATCTCCGTCTCCTTATCCTTTGGACTTGGACTGGGTAGACGACGCCGACGCTGACGATGATCCCGACGGAGCCGATGATGTCGTCACGGATGCCGTCGGCACACTGCCCCCGGCGTACCAGACGGGAGCCGCTTGCGTCGTCTGCGGGGCCAACACCAGCGTTTGGCCTACCAGACTCGCCCCCACGGAGACGGGTACCGCCAAAACCACCACTTCATCCGTTTGCGGATTGGGCGTGCCCGGCGGTGCCAAGACCTGCAACACCGGCACGTTGGCACCTAAGAGTTCTCCCGCGCTCGCGCCGCCCACGCTGGTCCGATAGACGGCGACCCGACCGCCCACTACGACGCCGGTGGCCGCCCCTTCTTGCAGCGTCACCGGCAGCGCGACGACACCGGGCGGTAAATGAAATCCCGCGCGGGCCGCGGCCGGAATCGGCACCCCGGCAGGCAACGGCATCCGTGCCTTAAACCCAATGACTTGCGTCGGCGTTAACAAATGCTCTTGACTGGCCCACGACGCCGGGACCGATTCCGACGCCACCTCACTGGCCCCCACGGGCGTATTGGCCGGTACCGCTTGCCGGAGCACCGCAACGGAGACCATGTGGGGCGGATGCGCTGCCGCGGTCGCAATCACGACGCCCACAATCCCCAACGTACTGGCTAATCCAATGCGTAACCATTGTGCGTTCATCCTCTGGCCCCGAGGGGCCTTCCCTCCTTTATGATGGGATTGTTCACCACTGTCCCGGACGCTAGGGCATCATGCCGTTACTCAGGCCGCCGGGCATCATGCTGCCCCCGCTGCCGTTGCCGGACGATTGCTGTTGGACGGAGGTGCTATTCCCCAAATTGATCGTGGCCACTTGGGACGATCCCAAGGGCGCCTGAATGCCCCACACCGGCGGGGGGTTCAACACCAGCGCCACCGTAAACTGTCCCGATCCCGACGGCGCGACGCCGAGATCCACCACCCCGTTTTGCGCTAATTGCGTGGCGACAGGAATCCCCACCCACGTGGCGCCGTTGGCGGTGGAACACGTCGCCGGAACGCCCGGTACGGGCACACATCCCGTCACGGACGATGCCGTACTCAGTTCGCTCAAGGCAGCTTGTTCGAGATCTTGCGTAAATTGGGATGTACTGACTTGCAACGATGACGCCGATTCGGAAGCATAACTATAGGCCACCGCCGTGCGCACCGCCGACGTGAGGGCGACGTGGAGTTGGGATTCCACGCTTTGCCATCGAGCGGCCACGGTGGTGATAAATACCGCCACGGCCAGAATCAGACTAAAGCCGACCGAGAGAATCCAAATGGCGATACCATCCGGCCCTCGGGATCGGGGTTGCCCCATCCACGACTGCATGCGGTTCCTCCTCTCTGTCC is a window encoding:
- a CDS encoding metal-dependent hydrolase; amino-acid sequence: MTGQTHIVAGVAAAAVVATITHHSLTPALIVCGGIGGLAPDLDHPEALLTRHVPGISWVVRMGQAAGWWRHRGLWHSLLFWMGTLILVPVLGRLMLHGLWAVGVGLGHPESVTWLRHLWGSGSDWGWGAGYLSHMLIDTWNTTGVQWFWPVRLWVHSPVPNILVGTWPETLIRWGIQGALILWRPELGILVVASSWGIYQSIHWI
- a CDS encoding PrgI family protein; the protein is MADDPLTPLDIPDLDPRVDAHLIGHLTWGQFITFLGIGSVALVIALLVGSAIGWTTPALMMGLIGTGGLMAWGAIDGPHQWAIRRQFRRRPRQWATWPGGGWSVPAYQREDPFWVMGDRVWAMAWLTIPPVAFLDPEDLDAWHRRLATVVRTAAWHRCTVEIGSVQGPGMRDVPPPHLPPVLRRRWQWWIERVAAKSIASGVWVRLSVPGTHRDEAVPHLLAAEQTWQSLAGPGTWHWLSASAAERMLQGLGHPGADYAQWQAVALERVQGPVVIRRQGPSIR
- a CDS encoding SAF domain-containing protein; translated protein: MNAQWLRIGLASTLGIVGVVIATAAAHPPHMVSVAVLRQAVPANTPVGASEVASESVPASWASQEHLLTPTQVIGFKARMPLPAGVPIPAAARAGFHLPPGVVALPVTLQEGAATGVVVGGRVAVYRTSVGGASAGELLGANVPVLQVLAPPGTPNPQTDEVVVLAVPVSVGASLVGQTLVLAPQTTQAAPVWYAGGSVPTASVTTSSAPSGSSSASASSTQSKSKG